A stretch of Deltaproteobacteria bacterium DNA encodes these proteins:
- a CDS encoding cysteine synthase family protein encodes MRLDSILGAIGETPLVTLQRVRPLRGTLLLKLEAQNPGGSAKDRAVKSMVLAAEQAGALKPGATLVEGTAGNTGIGLALVAAARGYKAVVAMPRNASADKQAVLRLLGAEIVLTPPDLPLEHPESYVAVAERMAKERPGAHRLGQFENLANPDAHFDTTGPELWRDCAGRVDVLVGCIGTSGTLSGTTRFLRERNPSLRLVVGQPAQEPTVVEGITDEDPSENFGGVRVDARHRVEDTESISIAQRVAREEGLLIGLSAGTAVAAALRDSASWREGDVAVVIAPDTARNYLRTLAPSP; translated from the coding sequence ATGCGGCTCGACTCGATCCTCGGCGCCATCGGCGAAACGCCACTGGTGACGCTCCAGCGCGTGCGCCCCCTTCGCGGCACGCTGTTGCTCAAGCTCGAGGCGCAGAACCCGGGCGGCTCGGCGAAGGACCGCGCGGTGAAGTCCATGGTCCTCGCGGCCGAGCAGGCGGGAGCGCTGAAGCCCGGCGCGACGCTCGTGGAAGGCACGGCCGGCAACACCGGCATCGGGCTCGCCCTGGTGGCAGCAGCGCGCGGCTACAAGGCCGTGGTGGCCATGCCGCGCAACGCGAGCGCCGACAAGCAGGCCGTGCTTCGACTGCTCGGCGCCGAGATCGTGCTCACCCCACCCGACCTGCCGCTGGAGCATCCCGAGAGCTACGTCGCGGTGGCCGAGCGAATGGCGAAGGAGCGGCCCGGCGCGCACCGGTTGGGTCAGTTCGAGAACCTCGCCAACCCGGACGCGCACTTCGACACCACGGGGCCCGAGCTCTGGCGCGACTGTGCGGGGCGCGTCGATGTGCTCGTGGGCTGCATCGGCACGAGCGGCACGCTCTCGGGCACGACGCGCTTTCTCCGCGAGCGGAATCCATCGCTTCGGCTGGTCGTGGGGCAGCCTGCGCAGGAGCCGACGGTCGTGGAAGGCATCACCGACGAAGATCCTTCCGAGAACTTTGGCGGCGTGCGTGTCGACGCGCGGCACCGCGTGGAAGACACCGAGTCGATTTCGATCGCCCAGCGCGTGGCCCGTGAAGAAGGTTTGCTGATCGGCCTATCGGCAGGCACGGCCGTGGCCGCTGCGCTTCGCGATTCCGCGAGCTGGCGCGAGGGAGATGTGGCCGTGGTCATCGCGCCGGACACCGCGCGCAACTACCTCCGCACCCTGGCGCCGTCACCGTGA
- a CDS encoding phage holin family protein: MSLGEREAPNGGRIRAEQGTAELVREIAEKAQMLARKEVQLARAELRQDVKTELGSLKGAGAAAMLAVWGVCVLFVAGALAVGLVIAPWLAALLVGLALLLVAGGLAFWAWAHKVDKPLSATRQNLQDNVDWAKRRLS, encoded by the coding sequence ATGTCGCTGGGCGAGCGCGAGGCGCCAAACGGTGGACGAATCCGCGCCGAGCAAGGCACGGCCGAGCTGGTGCGCGAGATCGCGGAGAAGGCCCAGATGCTGGCGCGCAAGGAGGTTCAGCTCGCGCGCGCCGAGCTTCGCCAGGACGTCAAGACCGAGCTCGGCTCGCTGAAGGGCGCGGGCGCCGCGGCCATGCTCGCGGTGTGGGGCGTGTGCGTGCTCTTCGTGGCGGGCGCGCTGGCCGTGGGGCTGGTCATCGCGCCATGGCTCGCGGCGCTGCTGGTGGGATTGGCGCTCTTGTTGGTCGCCGGCGGCCTCGCCTTCTGGGCGTGGGCGCACAAGGTGGACAAGCCGCTCTCGGCCACCCGGCAGAACCTGCAGGACAACGTGGATTGGGCCAAGCGGAGGCTCTCGTGA